One window from the genome of Nicotiana tomentosiformis chromosome 5, ASM39032v3, whole genome shotgun sequence encodes:
- the LOC104096430 gene encoding TMV resistance protein N-like isoform X3, producing MASSSASVSTSQFSRWNYKVFLSFRGEDTRRTFTGHLFKGLENSGIFTFHDDKRLEHGASITDELLKAIEQSQVALVVFSKNYATSRYCLDELVKIMECKDQCGQIVIPVFYDVDPSHVRKQKESFAEAFDKHETSYKDDDEGMQNLQRWRNALTAAANLKGYDVRDGIEAENIQQIVDQISKLCNNATLSSLQDVVGIDTHLEKLKSLLKVGINDVRIILGIWGMGGLGKTTIARAIFDTISHQFEVACFLADIKENENLHSLQNTLLSELLRRKDDYVNNKLDGKRMIPNRLCSKKVLIVLDDIDHKDHLEYLAGDIGWFGNGSRVVITTRDKHLIGKDDAIYEVTALPDHESIQLFYQHAFRKKDPDECFKELSLEVVNYAKGLPLALKVWGSLLHNLDLTEWKSAIEHMKINSNSEIVEKLKISYDGLEPIHQEMFLDITCFLRGKYKDYAMQILKSCHAGAEYGLRVLIDKSLVSISENDHIQMHDLMQDMGKYIVHLQKNPGERSRLWLAEDFEEVMTNNAGTMAVEAIWVTYFGRLGFSKEAMKNMKRLRILNIGMWQTCDGSLECLPNNLRWFKWFCYPCESLPSTFEPKMLVHLQLKHNSLRHLWTETKHLPFLRTLDLSHSKSLMRTPDFTGMPNLKYLDLSCCHNLEEVHHSLGCCSKLIQLHLYYCKSLKRFPCVNVESLEYLGLEDCSSLEKFPEIHGIRELPFSIFQYQTHISELDLFAMENLVALPSSICRLKSLVSLNVSECSKLESLPEEIGDLDNLEELDARWTLISRPPSSIVRLKKLKILMFGLFKHGGVYFEFPPVAEGLRSLEHLDLSYCNLIDGGLPEDIGSLSSLKKLDLSRNNFEHLPRSIAQLGALQSLDLIECKSLTQLPGLPPELNDLRVDCYMALKSIHDLVTKRKKLQWVIFQRDMPLDEDDTYNDPIYNLFAHALFQNISSLRHDISASNSLSENVFTFLHPTKKIPSWFYHSDSGVSVNLLENWYIPDKFLGFAVCYSGRLVDTTVHLIPVCDDGMSSMTQKLALFNHSEWATESNIPFSTLHFFFVPFAVLWDTSKSNGKTPNDYGIIRLSFSGEVEEYGLRLLYKEEAEVEALSQMRENNNEHSTGIRTTRYNNSEHHFMINEASCSSVQMGTLHMKDWKSLQDQMIEKVKECIITFHSLRNFRIAISTCQCASLGFLTDTYS from the exons ATGGCATCATCTTCTGCTTCTGTGAGTACTTCACAGTTTTCTCGGTGGAACTACAAAGTCTTTCTAAGTTTTAGAGGTGAAGATACTCGAAGAACATTTACAGGTCACCTCTTCAAAGGCTTGGAAAACAGTGGAATATTCACGTTTCATGATGATAAAAGGCTAGAGCATGGGGCATCAATAACAGATGAACTCTTGAAAGCTATCGAACAGTCTCAAGTCGCCCTCGTCGTTTTCTCAAAGAATTATGCAACATCGAGGTACTGTTTAGATGAGCTAGTAAAGATCATGGAATGCAAGGATCAATGTGGACAGATTGTCATACCAGTCTTCTATGATGTGGATCCATCACATGTTCGGAAACAGAAGGAGAGCTTTGCTGAAGCCTTTGACAAACATGAAACAAGCTATAAGGATGATGATGAAGGAATGCAGAATCTCCAAAGATGGAGGAATGCTCTAACTGCTGCCGCAAATCTAAAAGGATACGATGTCCGTGACGG GATTGAAGCAGAGAATATTCAGCAAATTGTCGATCAAATTTCCAAATTGTGCAATAATGCTACTTTGTCTTCTTTGCAAGATGTTGTGGGAATAGATACTCATCTCGAGAAATTAAAGTCCCTACTTAAGGTAGGAATCAATGATGTTCGAATCATATTGGGGATCTGGGGCATGGGCGGTTTAGGGAAGACGACAATAGCAAGAGCCATTTTTGACACTATATCTCATCAATTTGAAGTTGCTTGTTTCCTTGCAGATAttaaagaaaatgaaaatttaCATTCTTTGCAAAACACCCTTCTCTCTGAATTGttaagaagaaaagatgattacGTCAATAATAAGCTTGATGGGAAGCGGATGATTCCAAATAGACTTTGCTCTAAGAAGGTGCTAATTGTGCTTGATGATATAGATCACAAAGATCATTTAGAGTATTTAGCAGGTGATATTGGTTGGTTTGGTAATGGCAGTAGGGTTGTTATAACAACTAGAGATAAGCATTTGATAGGGAAGGATGATGCAATATATGAAGTGACTGCACTACCTGATCATGAATCAATTCAATTGTTCTATCAACATGCTTTCAGAAAAAAAGATCCAGATGAGTGTTTTAAGGAGCTCTCATTGGAGGTAGTAAATTATGCTAAAGGCCTTCCTTTAGCGCTCAAAGTGTGGGGTTCTTTGCTGCATAACCTAGACTTAACTGAATGGAAAAGTGCTATAGAGCACATGAAAATTAATTCTAATTCAGAAATTGTTGAAAAGCTCAAAATCAGTTATGATGGATTGGAGCCCATCCATCAAGAGATGTTTCTAGATATAACATGCTTTTTACGAGGAAAATATAAAGATTACGCCATGCAAATTCTTAAGAGTTGTCATGCTGGAGCTGAATATGGATTGCGTGTCTTAATTGACAAATCTCTTGTGTCCATCTCTGAAAATGATCATATTCAAATGCATGACCTAATGCAAGATATGGGTAAATATATAGTGCACTTGCAAAAGAATCCGGGAGAACGCAGCAGACTATGGCTCGCCGAGGATTTCGAAGAAGTGATGACCAATAATGCA GGGACCATGGCAGTGGAAGCAATCTGGGTTACTTATTTTGGTAGACTAGGCTTTAGCAAAGAGgccatgaaaaatatgaaaagacTTCGAATATTAAACATAGGGATGTGGCAGACGTGTGATGGTTCCCTTGAGTGTCTGCCCAATAACTTGCGTTGGTTTAAGTGGTTTTGCTATCCTTGTGAGTCATTGCCATCAACATTTGAACCCAAAATGCTTGTTCACCTTCAACTCAAACACAATTCACTGCGTCATTTATGGACTGAAACAAAG CATTTGCCGTTTCTACGGACACTAGATCTGAGCCACTCTAAAAGCCTAATGCGAACACCAGATTTCACGGGGATGCCAAATTTGAAGTATTTGGATCTGTCTTGTTGTCATAATCTTGAAGAGGTTCACCATTCCCTGGGATGTTGCAGCAAACTCATTCAGTTACATTTGTATTATTGTAAAAGCCTTAAGAGGTTTCCATGTGTTAACGTGGAATCTCTTGAATATCTGGGTTTAGAAGATTGCTCTAGTTTAGAGAAATTTCCAGAAATCCACGGGATAAGGGAACTACCATTTTCTATCTTTCAGTACCAAACTCATATTAGCGAGCTAGATTTGTTCGCTATGGAAAACCTTGTAGCTCTTCCAAGCAGCATCTGTAGGTTGAAAAGTTTGGTTAGTCTAAATGTGTCGGAGTGCTCAAAACTGGAAAGCTTGCCAGAAGAGATAGGGGATTTAGACAACTTGGAGGAGCTTGATGCTAGATGGACTCTAATTTCACGACCTCCGTCTTCCATCGTACGCTTGAAAAAACTCAAAATCTTGATGTTTGGACTCTTCAAGCATGGAGGAGTGTACTTTGAGTTCCCTCCGGTGGCTGAAGGATTACGCTCATTGGAACATCTGGATCTCAGTTACTGCAATCTAATAGATGGAGGACTTCCGGAAGACATTGGATCCTTATCCTCTTTGAAAAAGTTGGATCTCAGTAGAAATAATTTTGAGCATTTGCCTCGAAGCATAGCCCAACTTGGTGCTCTTCAATCCTTAGACTTAATAGAGTGCAAGAGTCTTACACAGCTGCCAGGACTTCCCCCTGAATTAAATGATTTGCGTGTAGATTGTTATATGGCTCTGAAAAGTATCCATGATTTAGTAACAAAGAGAAAGAAACTACAGTGGGTAATATTCCAGCGTGATATGCCACTTGATGAGGATGATACATACAATGATCCTATATATAATTTGTTTGCACATGCCCTGTTTCAGAATATCTCTTCCTTGAGGCATGATATCTCTGCTTCAAATTCCTTGTCCGAAAATGTATTTACCTTTCTGCATCCTACGAAGAAGATCCCAAGTTGGTTCTACCATTCGGATAGTGGTGTATCAGTCAATTTGCTCGAAAATTGGTATATACCTGATAAATTCTTGGGATTTGCTGTATGTTACTCTGGCAGATTAGTTGACACCACAGTCCACTTGATTCCCGTATGTGATGACGGGATGTCGTCCATGACCCAGAAACTTGCATTATTCAACCATTCAGAATGGGCTACAGAATCTAACATTCCATTTTCTACTCTACATTTTTTCTTTGTACCTTTTGCTGTGTTATGGGATACATCTAAGTCAAATGGAAAAACACCAAATGACTATGGTATTATTAGGCTATCTTTTTCTGGAGAAGTGGAGGAGTATGGACTTCGTTTGTTGTATAAAGAAGAAGCTGAGGTTGAGGCCTTGTCACAAATGAGGGAAAATAACAATGAACATTCCACTGGGATAAGGACGACCCGATATAACAATAGTGAACACCACTTCATGATCAATGAAGCCAGTTGCTCCTCGG TTCAAATGGGAACATTGCATATGAAGGATTGGAAGTCCCTTCAAGATCAAATGATTGAGAAGGTCAAAGAG TGTATTATTACCTTTCATTCGTTGAGGAATTTTAGAATTGCAATCTCAACATGTCAATGCGCTTCCCTCGGGTTTCTCACAGATACCTATTCTTAA
- the LOC104096430 gene encoding TMV resistance protein N-like isoform X2, with amino-acid sequence MASSSASVSTSQFSRWNYKVFLSFRGEDTRRTFTGHLFKGLENSGIFTFHDDKRLEHGASITDELLKAIEQSQVALVVFSKNYATSRYCLDELVKIMECKDQCGQIVIPVFYDVDPSHVRKQKESFAEAFDKHETSYKDDDEGMQNLQRWRNALTAAANLKGYDVRDGIEAENIQQIVDQISKLCNNATLSSLQDVVGIDTHLEKLKSLLKVGINDVRIILGIWGMGGLGKTTIARAIFDTISHQFEVACFLADIKENENLHSLQNTLLSELLRRKDDYVNNKLDGKRMIPNRLCSKKVLIVLDDIDHKDHLEYLAGDIGWFGNGSRVVITTRDKHLIGKDDAIYEVTALPDHESIQLFYQHAFRKKDPDECFKELSLEVVNYAKGLPLALKVWGSLLHNLDLTEWKSAIEHMKINSNSEIVEKLKISYDGLEPIHQEMFLDITCFLRGKYKDYAMQILKSCHAGAEYGLRVLIDKSLVSISENDHIQMHDLMQDMGKYIVHLQKNPGERSRLWLAEDFEEVMTNNAVSRLNNGTMAVEAIWVTYFGRLGFSKEAMKNMKRLRILNIGMWQTCDGSLECLPNNLRWFKWFCYPCESLPSTFEPKMLVHLQLKHNSLRHLWTETKHLPFLRTLDLSHSKSLMRTPDFTGMPNLKYLDLSCCHNLEEVHHSLGCCSKLIQLHLYYCKSLKRFPCVNVESLEYLGLEDCSSLEKFPEIHGIRELPFSIFQYQTHISELDLFAMENLVALPSSICRLKSLVSLNVSECSKLESLPEEIGDLDNLEELDARWTLISRPPSSIVRLKKLKILMFGLFKHGGVYFEFPPVAEGLRSLEHLDLSYCNLIDGGLPEDIGSLSSLKKLDLSRNNFEHLPRSIAQLGALQSLDLIECKSLTQLPGLPPELNDLRVDCYMALKSIHDLVTKRKKLQWVIFQRDMPLDEDDTYNDPIYNLFAHALFQNISSLRHDISASNSLSENVFTFLHPTKKIPSWFYHSDSGVSVNLLENWYIPDKFLGFAVCYSGRLVDTTVHLIPVCDDGMSSMTQKLALFNHSEWATESNIPFSTLHFFFVPFAVLWDTSKSNGKTPNDYGIIRLSFSGEVEEYGLRLLYKEEAEVEALSQMRENNNEHSTGIRTTRYNNSEHHFMINEASCSSVQMGTLHMKDWKSLQDQMIEKCIITFHSLRNFRIAISTCQCASLGFLTDTYS; translated from the exons ATGGCATCATCTTCTGCTTCTGTGAGTACTTCACAGTTTTCTCGGTGGAACTACAAAGTCTTTCTAAGTTTTAGAGGTGAAGATACTCGAAGAACATTTACAGGTCACCTCTTCAAAGGCTTGGAAAACAGTGGAATATTCACGTTTCATGATGATAAAAGGCTAGAGCATGGGGCATCAATAACAGATGAACTCTTGAAAGCTATCGAACAGTCTCAAGTCGCCCTCGTCGTTTTCTCAAAGAATTATGCAACATCGAGGTACTGTTTAGATGAGCTAGTAAAGATCATGGAATGCAAGGATCAATGTGGACAGATTGTCATACCAGTCTTCTATGATGTGGATCCATCACATGTTCGGAAACAGAAGGAGAGCTTTGCTGAAGCCTTTGACAAACATGAAACAAGCTATAAGGATGATGATGAAGGAATGCAGAATCTCCAAAGATGGAGGAATGCTCTAACTGCTGCCGCAAATCTAAAAGGATACGATGTCCGTGACGG GATTGAAGCAGAGAATATTCAGCAAATTGTCGATCAAATTTCCAAATTGTGCAATAATGCTACTTTGTCTTCTTTGCAAGATGTTGTGGGAATAGATACTCATCTCGAGAAATTAAAGTCCCTACTTAAGGTAGGAATCAATGATGTTCGAATCATATTGGGGATCTGGGGCATGGGCGGTTTAGGGAAGACGACAATAGCAAGAGCCATTTTTGACACTATATCTCATCAATTTGAAGTTGCTTGTTTCCTTGCAGATAttaaagaaaatgaaaatttaCATTCTTTGCAAAACACCCTTCTCTCTGAATTGttaagaagaaaagatgattacGTCAATAATAAGCTTGATGGGAAGCGGATGATTCCAAATAGACTTTGCTCTAAGAAGGTGCTAATTGTGCTTGATGATATAGATCACAAAGATCATTTAGAGTATTTAGCAGGTGATATTGGTTGGTTTGGTAATGGCAGTAGGGTTGTTATAACAACTAGAGATAAGCATTTGATAGGGAAGGATGATGCAATATATGAAGTGACTGCACTACCTGATCATGAATCAATTCAATTGTTCTATCAACATGCTTTCAGAAAAAAAGATCCAGATGAGTGTTTTAAGGAGCTCTCATTGGAGGTAGTAAATTATGCTAAAGGCCTTCCTTTAGCGCTCAAAGTGTGGGGTTCTTTGCTGCATAACCTAGACTTAACTGAATGGAAAAGTGCTATAGAGCACATGAAAATTAATTCTAATTCAGAAATTGTTGAAAAGCTCAAAATCAGTTATGATGGATTGGAGCCCATCCATCAAGAGATGTTTCTAGATATAACATGCTTTTTACGAGGAAAATATAAAGATTACGCCATGCAAATTCTTAAGAGTTGTCATGCTGGAGCTGAATATGGATTGCGTGTCTTAATTGACAAATCTCTTGTGTCCATCTCTGAAAATGATCATATTCAAATGCATGACCTAATGCAAGATATGGGTAAATATATAGTGCACTTGCAAAAGAATCCGGGAGAACGCAGCAGACTATGGCTCGCCGAGGATTTCGAAGAAGTGATGACCAATAATGCAGTAAGTAGGCTAAACAAT GGGACCATGGCAGTGGAAGCAATCTGGGTTACTTATTTTGGTAGACTAGGCTTTAGCAAAGAGgccatgaaaaatatgaaaagacTTCGAATATTAAACATAGGGATGTGGCAGACGTGTGATGGTTCCCTTGAGTGTCTGCCCAATAACTTGCGTTGGTTTAAGTGGTTTTGCTATCCTTGTGAGTCATTGCCATCAACATTTGAACCCAAAATGCTTGTTCACCTTCAACTCAAACACAATTCACTGCGTCATTTATGGACTGAAACAAAG CATTTGCCGTTTCTACGGACACTAGATCTGAGCCACTCTAAAAGCCTAATGCGAACACCAGATTTCACGGGGATGCCAAATTTGAAGTATTTGGATCTGTCTTGTTGTCATAATCTTGAAGAGGTTCACCATTCCCTGGGATGTTGCAGCAAACTCATTCAGTTACATTTGTATTATTGTAAAAGCCTTAAGAGGTTTCCATGTGTTAACGTGGAATCTCTTGAATATCTGGGTTTAGAAGATTGCTCTAGTTTAGAGAAATTTCCAGAAATCCACGGGATAAGGGAACTACCATTTTCTATCTTTCAGTACCAAACTCATATTAGCGAGCTAGATTTGTTCGCTATGGAAAACCTTGTAGCTCTTCCAAGCAGCATCTGTAGGTTGAAAAGTTTGGTTAGTCTAAATGTGTCGGAGTGCTCAAAACTGGAAAGCTTGCCAGAAGAGATAGGGGATTTAGACAACTTGGAGGAGCTTGATGCTAGATGGACTCTAATTTCACGACCTCCGTCTTCCATCGTACGCTTGAAAAAACTCAAAATCTTGATGTTTGGACTCTTCAAGCATGGAGGAGTGTACTTTGAGTTCCCTCCGGTGGCTGAAGGATTACGCTCATTGGAACATCTGGATCTCAGTTACTGCAATCTAATAGATGGAGGACTTCCGGAAGACATTGGATCCTTATCCTCTTTGAAAAAGTTGGATCTCAGTAGAAATAATTTTGAGCATTTGCCTCGAAGCATAGCCCAACTTGGTGCTCTTCAATCCTTAGACTTAATAGAGTGCAAGAGTCTTACACAGCTGCCAGGACTTCCCCCTGAATTAAATGATTTGCGTGTAGATTGTTATATGGCTCTGAAAAGTATCCATGATTTAGTAACAAAGAGAAAGAAACTACAGTGGGTAATATTCCAGCGTGATATGCCACTTGATGAGGATGATACATACAATGATCCTATATATAATTTGTTTGCACATGCCCTGTTTCAGAATATCTCTTCCTTGAGGCATGATATCTCTGCTTCAAATTCCTTGTCCGAAAATGTATTTACCTTTCTGCATCCTACGAAGAAGATCCCAAGTTGGTTCTACCATTCGGATAGTGGTGTATCAGTCAATTTGCTCGAAAATTGGTATATACCTGATAAATTCTTGGGATTTGCTGTATGTTACTCTGGCAGATTAGTTGACACCACAGTCCACTTGATTCCCGTATGTGATGACGGGATGTCGTCCATGACCCAGAAACTTGCATTATTCAACCATTCAGAATGGGCTACAGAATCTAACATTCCATTTTCTACTCTACATTTTTTCTTTGTACCTTTTGCTGTGTTATGGGATACATCTAAGTCAAATGGAAAAACACCAAATGACTATGGTATTATTAGGCTATCTTTTTCTGGAGAAGTGGAGGAGTATGGACTTCGTTTGTTGTATAAAGAAGAAGCTGAGGTTGAGGCCTTGTCACAAATGAGGGAAAATAACAATGAACATTCCACTGGGATAAGGACGACCCGATATAACAATAGTGAACACCACTTCATGATCAATGAAGCCAGTTGCTCCTCGG TTCAAATGGGAACATTGCATATGAAGGATTGGAAGTCCCTTCAAGATCAAATGATTGAGAAG TGTATTATTACCTTTCATTCGTTGAGGAATTTTAGAATTGCAATCTCAACATGTCAATGCGCTTCCCTCGGGTTTCTCACAGATACCTATTCTTAA
- the LOC104096430 gene encoding TMV resistance protein N-like isoform X1, producing the protein MASSSASVSTSQFSRWNYKVFLSFRGEDTRRTFTGHLFKGLENSGIFTFHDDKRLEHGASITDELLKAIEQSQVALVVFSKNYATSRYCLDELVKIMECKDQCGQIVIPVFYDVDPSHVRKQKESFAEAFDKHETSYKDDDEGMQNLQRWRNALTAAANLKGYDVRDGIEAENIQQIVDQISKLCNNATLSSLQDVVGIDTHLEKLKSLLKVGINDVRIILGIWGMGGLGKTTIARAIFDTISHQFEVACFLADIKENENLHSLQNTLLSELLRRKDDYVNNKLDGKRMIPNRLCSKKVLIVLDDIDHKDHLEYLAGDIGWFGNGSRVVITTRDKHLIGKDDAIYEVTALPDHESIQLFYQHAFRKKDPDECFKELSLEVVNYAKGLPLALKVWGSLLHNLDLTEWKSAIEHMKINSNSEIVEKLKISYDGLEPIHQEMFLDITCFLRGKYKDYAMQILKSCHAGAEYGLRVLIDKSLVSISENDHIQMHDLMQDMGKYIVHLQKNPGERSRLWLAEDFEEVMTNNAVSRLNNGTMAVEAIWVTYFGRLGFSKEAMKNMKRLRILNIGMWQTCDGSLECLPNNLRWFKWFCYPCESLPSTFEPKMLVHLQLKHNSLRHLWTETKHLPFLRTLDLSHSKSLMRTPDFTGMPNLKYLDLSCCHNLEEVHHSLGCCSKLIQLHLYYCKSLKRFPCVNVESLEYLGLEDCSSLEKFPEIHGIRELPFSIFQYQTHISELDLFAMENLVALPSSICRLKSLVSLNVSECSKLESLPEEIGDLDNLEELDARWTLISRPPSSIVRLKKLKILMFGLFKHGGVYFEFPPVAEGLRSLEHLDLSYCNLIDGGLPEDIGSLSSLKKLDLSRNNFEHLPRSIAQLGALQSLDLIECKSLTQLPGLPPELNDLRVDCYMALKSIHDLVTKRKKLQWVIFQRDMPLDEDDTYNDPIYNLFAHALFQNISSLRHDISASNSLSENVFTFLHPTKKIPSWFYHSDSGVSVNLLENWYIPDKFLGFAVCYSGRLVDTTVHLIPVCDDGMSSMTQKLALFNHSEWATESNIPFSTLHFFFVPFAVLWDTSKSNGKTPNDYGIIRLSFSGEVEEYGLRLLYKEEAEVEALSQMRENNNEHSTGIRTTRYNNSEHHFMINEASCSSVQMGTLHMKDWKSLQDQMIEKVKECIITFHSLRNFRIAISTCQCASLGFLTDTYS; encoded by the exons ATGGCATCATCTTCTGCTTCTGTGAGTACTTCACAGTTTTCTCGGTGGAACTACAAAGTCTTTCTAAGTTTTAGAGGTGAAGATACTCGAAGAACATTTACAGGTCACCTCTTCAAAGGCTTGGAAAACAGTGGAATATTCACGTTTCATGATGATAAAAGGCTAGAGCATGGGGCATCAATAACAGATGAACTCTTGAAAGCTATCGAACAGTCTCAAGTCGCCCTCGTCGTTTTCTCAAAGAATTATGCAACATCGAGGTACTGTTTAGATGAGCTAGTAAAGATCATGGAATGCAAGGATCAATGTGGACAGATTGTCATACCAGTCTTCTATGATGTGGATCCATCACATGTTCGGAAACAGAAGGAGAGCTTTGCTGAAGCCTTTGACAAACATGAAACAAGCTATAAGGATGATGATGAAGGAATGCAGAATCTCCAAAGATGGAGGAATGCTCTAACTGCTGCCGCAAATCTAAAAGGATACGATGTCCGTGACGG GATTGAAGCAGAGAATATTCAGCAAATTGTCGATCAAATTTCCAAATTGTGCAATAATGCTACTTTGTCTTCTTTGCAAGATGTTGTGGGAATAGATACTCATCTCGAGAAATTAAAGTCCCTACTTAAGGTAGGAATCAATGATGTTCGAATCATATTGGGGATCTGGGGCATGGGCGGTTTAGGGAAGACGACAATAGCAAGAGCCATTTTTGACACTATATCTCATCAATTTGAAGTTGCTTGTTTCCTTGCAGATAttaaagaaaatgaaaatttaCATTCTTTGCAAAACACCCTTCTCTCTGAATTGttaagaagaaaagatgattacGTCAATAATAAGCTTGATGGGAAGCGGATGATTCCAAATAGACTTTGCTCTAAGAAGGTGCTAATTGTGCTTGATGATATAGATCACAAAGATCATTTAGAGTATTTAGCAGGTGATATTGGTTGGTTTGGTAATGGCAGTAGGGTTGTTATAACAACTAGAGATAAGCATTTGATAGGGAAGGATGATGCAATATATGAAGTGACTGCACTACCTGATCATGAATCAATTCAATTGTTCTATCAACATGCTTTCAGAAAAAAAGATCCAGATGAGTGTTTTAAGGAGCTCTCATTGGAGGTAGTAAATTATGCTAAAGGCCTTCCTTTAGCGCTCAAAGTGTGGGGTTCTTTGCTGCATAACCTAGACTTAACTGAATGGAAAAGTGCTATAGAGCACATGAAAATTAATTCTAATTCAGAAATTGTTGAAAAGCTCAAAATCAGTTATGATGGATTGGAGCCCATCCATCAAGAGATGTTTCTAGATATAACATGCTTTTTACGAGGAAAATATAAAGATTACGCCATGCAAATTCTTAAGAGTTGTCATGCTGGAGCTGAATATGGATTGCGTGTCTTAATTGACAAATCTCTTGTGTCCATCTCTGAAAATGATCATATTCAAATGCATGACCTAATGCAAGATATGGGTAAATATATAGTGCACTTGCAAAAGAATCCGGGAGAACGCAGCAGACTATGGCTCGCCGAGGATTTCGAAGAAGTGATGACCAATAATGCAGTAAGTAGGCTAAACAAT GGGACCATGGCAGTGGAAGCAATCTGGGTTACTTATTTTGGTAGACTAGGCTTTAGCAAAGAGgccatgaaaaatatgaaaagacTTCGAATATTAAACATAGGGATGTGGCAGACGTGTGATGGTTCCCTTGAGTGTCTGCCCAATAACTTGCGTTGGTTTAAGTGGTTTTGCTATCCTTGTGAGTCATTGCCATCAACATTTGAACCCAAAATGCTTGTTCACCTTCAACTCAAACACAATTCACTGCGTCATTTATGGACTGAAACAAAG CATTTGCCGTTTCTACGGACACTAGATCTGAGCCACTCTAAAAGCCTAATGCGAACACCAGATTTCACGGGGATGCCAAATTTGAAGTATTTGGATCTGTCTTGTTGTCATAATCTTGAAGAGGTTCACCATTCCCTGGGATGTTGCAGCAAACTCATTCAGTTACATTTGTATTATTGTAAAAGCCTTAAGAGGTTTCCATGTGTTAACGTGGAATCTCTTGAATATCTGGGTTTAGAAGATTGCTCTAGTTTAGAGAAATTTCCAGAAATCCACGGGATAAGGGAACTACCATTTTCTATCTTTCAGTACCAAACTCATATTAGCGAGCTAGATTTGTTCGCTATGGAAAACCTTGTAGCTCTTCCAAGCAGCATCTGTAGGTTGAAAAGTTTGGTTAGTCTAAATGTGTCGGAGTGCTCAAAACTGGAAAGCTTGCCAGAAGAGATAGGGGATTTAGACAACTTGGAGGAGCTTGATGCTAGATGGACTCTAATTTCACGACCTCCGTCTTCCATCGTACGCTTGAAAAAACTCAAAATCTTGATGTTTGGACTCTTCAAGCATGGAGGAGTGTACTTTGAGTTCCCTCCGGTGGCTGAAGGATTACGCTCATTGGAACATCTGGATCTCAGTTACTGCAATCTAATAGATGGAGGACTTCCGGAAGACATTGGATCCTTATCCTCTTTGAAAAAGTTGGATCTCAGTAGAAATAATTTTGAGCATTTGCCTCGAAGCATAGCCCAACTTGGTGCTCTTCAATCCTTAGACTTAATAGAGTGCAAGAGTCTTACACAGCTGCCAGGACTTCCCCCTGAATTAAATGATTTGCGTGTAGATTGTTATATGGCTCTGAAAAGTATCCATGATTTAGTAACAAAGAGAAAGAAACTACAGTGGGTAATATTCCAGCGTGATATGCCACTTGATGAGGATGATACATACAATGATCCTATATATAATTTGTTTGCACATGCCCTGTTTCAGAATATCTCTTCCTTGAGGCATGATATCTCTGCTTCAAATTCCTTGTCCGAAAATGTATTTACCTTTCTGCATCCTACGAAGAAGATCCCAAGTTGGTTCTACCATTCGGATAGTGGTGTATCAGTCAATTTGCTCGAAAATTGGTATATACCTGATAAATTCTTGGGATTTGCTGTATGTTACTCTGGCAGATTAGTTGACACCACAGTCCACTTGATTCCCGTATGTGATGACGGGATGTCGTCCATGACCCAGAAACTTGCATTATTCAACCATTCAGAATGGGCTACAGAATCTAACATTCCATTTTCTACTCTACATTTTTTCTTTGTACCTTTTGCTGTGTTATGGGATACATCTAAGTCAAATGGAAAAACACCAAATGACTATGGTATTATTAGGCTATCTTTTTCTGGAGAAGTGGAGGAGTATGGACTTCGTTTGTTGTATAAAGAAGAAGCTGAGGTTGAGGCCTTGTCACAAATGAGGGAAAATAACAATGAACATTCCACTGGGATAAGGACGACCCGATATAACAATAGTGAACACCACTTCATGATCAATGAAGCCAGTTGCTCCTCGG TTCAAATGGGAACATTGCATATGAAGGATTGGAAGTCCCTTCAAGATCAAATGATTGAGAAGGTCAAAGAG TGTATTATTACCTTTCATTCGTTGAGGAATTTTAGAATTGCAATCTCAACATGTCAATGCGCTTCCCTCGGGTTTCTCACAGATACCTATTCTTAA